Genomic segment of Paenibacillus sp. FSL R5-0912:
ACTGTTCACGAAGCTCTTCCAGCAGATCCCCGTTATTAAAAAGCGCTGCGTTAAGCGCTACGTTCATGCCCTGCTCTTCCTTATCTGCTTCAACGGTGGACTTCAGATAGGCCCGGCTCCATTTCCCTTGATCCCGTGTATCCCGGGCTGCCCTATTCTGAACATCTGCTATGAAGTCATTCGTTATCCCTGACACCATGCTTTGAATTAAGGCGTCCTTATTTGGAAAATGATGCAGCAGACCGCCTTTGCTCACCCCTGCTTCGGCGGCTACTGCTTCAAGCGTAAGCTTCTCAATTCCTTGATGCTTCACGACGTTTGAAGCGGCCGCCAGAATCAGACTTCGTTTGGAATTACTATTCAAGTGAATCACCTCTGCATTTACTATACCGTCCGGACGGTTTGAATGTCAATTAATTAACAAGAACAACGTCGCCCGGCGGAAGAATCCAACTGGAGTGTATGCATTATGCAGCTTATCCGGCCTGTGTAACTTAGGAGATATTAGGCCACCACTTACTCCCCTCAGACTTCTTCTGACAGCTACCTCTGTACAGTTCCCCGGGGAAATTAAGCGCAATGCAATACTGCTCCTCATTCCCGCCTCCCGCCCACTTTCGGCGGATTCAGGGGCACTTCTGCTCCTCATTTACGCCTCCCGCCCGCTTTCGGCGGATTCAGGGGCACTTCTGCTCCTCATTCCCGCCTCTCGCCCACTTTCGGCGGATTCAGGGGCACTTCTGCCCCTCATTTACGCTTCCCGCCCGCTTTCGGCGGATTCAGGGGCACTTCTGCCCCTCATTTACGCTTCCCGCCCGCTTTTGGCGGATTCAGGGGCACTTCTGCCCCTCATTCCCGCCTCCCGCCCGCTTTTGGCGGATTCAGGGGCAGTTCTACTCCTCATTCCCGCCTCCCGCCCGCTTTTGGCGGATTCAGGGGCACTTCTGCCCCTCATTTACGCCTCCCGCCCGCTATTTAGAGGGATTTATCCCTTGGATTCGCTCATACCGCCCGCTTTCGGCGGGATCAGAGGGACTCCTATAAGAACACATTCATCCTTCTGACGGAGAAGGCTTTGCTCTAAATTCCAATGAAACCTATCCCCAACAGATGAATATCATAAATTCCGGGCACGCCTGACACAGCAAAAAACGCCCATCCGTTGATGAGCGTCACTTAACCATTATTCCCGCACTATTAATAAGAACTTGATTATCGGCCTGCCTATAGTCCTGATAACAATCCCTTAATATAGCCGCTTAACTCTTGAGCAGTCTGCTGATGGGCCAGTAATCCCGGATGGGTTCTTGCTCCCGCCGTTTCGTCCGTCATATCCGGCAATTGAAACACTGACACCTTCTTATCGCCCGTGGCCTTCCTATAAGCATCCACAGCACGATAAATCGCCGGCATCAGCGGAATGCCCAGCATGCCATACACCCAGAGAATATGGGCAGTGTTGTTATACCGTCTCAGCTTGCCCAGGAAATTCACCACTGCCGCCTCAAAAGCTGACAGATCGTCTTCATGATAACTGCCGTCTTCCTTCAGCCGCTGCTTATATCTCTGTCCCGTACCTTCATCTTCCCATTCCGGAGAATGAAATGCACCGTCATCGTTGGTGCCAAGATTAACGACCACCACATCGGGCTGCCAGGACCCGAAATCATTCACCTTATGTGCTCCCAATGCTTCATTATGGGCTCCGGTAAGCAGGCCGCAGACCTGTTCGTAGATATCTGGAAGATTACCCTTCGGATTGTTATCCCAGCTGGTGAGCACACCCCAGCCGCTCTGCGAGATCACCCGGTATTCTGCCTGAACTGCGTCTGCTGTCATAGCCGTATAATTATGCACTCCGCTGAACCAGGCCGGTATCCAGTCCAGTTCTTCCCGGGCTCCGATAACGCCTTCACCTGAAGTGATGCTATCACCAATGAACTCAAGCCGGTAGGGCTTCGCTTCAACCGGCAGGAACTCCCCATCTGTGCGGACCGCATGGAACTGCAAATAGCAGCCCGGGTCGCCGCTCATCGCCTGGACCTCTTTTACAATCCGGATATTCTTCACCGTGTCAGGGTTCATCCCCCGGAATACACAGATCCAGTGCCTTCCGGCATTCAACATCTGTCTGCTGACCGGAACGGAGTTGATCAAGATACTGATCCATGATTCGTATTGGTCATAACCGGATTCCACCTCAATCCACAGCCCGGAAGCCTGGACATTCAGCTCGATGGCACTTCCCGTCCAGAATAACGTAACCGGGTCCAGGTCGCCTGTCGTTCTGCCATGAATCTTCAAATGCTCTATCTCAGCCAGCCGCTGTACCTGTAAATGGGCGTCCCCACTCATTCTGATCCCTCCCGCCTAGTAGCAATCGTGAAGCTGCGGACCTTCATCCATTTGCCGCCTACCCACTCGTCGATGGTTCCCTTCTTCGTCCGGACACAGAATTTATGCGCCGTGCCGCGTTCAAATCCGGTTGCCTCATACAGCAGATCATCACCTTGCTGCCCTTTGAAGTAGACCTGCTTCAGTCCGAGTCTGTTCAATAATTCCAGCTTCACACTTTCGGTATATTGCCGTGAGAATTCTTTTGACATCTATGTTCCTCCTGCACTGATTAAGTTCTTTACTGTTTTTTCGGATCGCTTATATGAGGATAACGTAAAAGCTGCTGATTTACATCTTTATTTTCAATTCCGCTGCCTCAAATCTAGTTGATTTTGAACTCTCCCATGTAATAAAATGAAAAGATTAAATAGAAAAGGATGCGCATACGCAATGCCGTTTAAGGAATCACGCTCGCTAAGTAAAAGATCGATTCTATTCTTCTCCCTAATTATGCTAGTTAAAAGCTATTTCGCCTGGTATTACCTGTTCGAAGACGGGCCGACCTGGACCACATGGCTGAAAGAGATTCCTTTTGTGCTGCTGCTGTTCTGCCTCATCGAATGGTTCGCCACGAAGCGGAAAATTGCCATCTATATGCTCGTCAATCTGCTCATTACCGTTTTATTCTTCTCTCTGATTGTCTATCATAATCATTTTGGCATTATTGCTACTTCTCAGGTCTTCGGCCAGGTCAAGCAGGTGGGAGCCGTCAAGAAAAGTATATTCGCCGTCGTGCACCCTCAATATATGCTTATTTTCGTAGACATTATTATTATCAGCCTGGTTATGCTCAGACGCAAGAAGGCGCTGGCTTGGAAGCACTCGATGTCCCGTCCCAGTAACCGCAAGGCGGTCGCTGCCTTGTTCTGTGTTTCACTTGTTATGTGTTTGATGAATATTTTTCCGAACAAGGCAAGTATGAACGAGAATGTCAAAGCCGAACAAATGGGGATTCTCAATTATGAAGCTTATGCCCTGCTGGGTGAACCGGAGGAAGAGCAGATTGATCAAGCGGAGATCTCACAGGCAGGCATCGATAAAACCAAAGGCATTCAGAGCCTAGCGAATCCGGTTCTGTACGGGGCCGCCAAGGGTAAGAATCTGATCATCCTGCAAATGGAATCTTTCCAGAACTTTCTGATCAACCTTTCAATTGACGGAACGGAAATCACACCTAATTTGAACAAGCTTGCCTCCGAAAGCTACTACTTCCCCCGTTTCTTTCAGCAGGTGGGTCAAGGTAACACATCGGATGCCGAATTCATCGTAAATACTTCCTTCTATGTTCCGCCGGATGGTCCGGCGACGGAAATGTATGCACCGAAAGATCTGCCCAGCTTGCCGAAGCTGCTGCAGGCCCAAGGTTACGATACCGCAACCTTCCATACGAATGAAGTCGATTTCTGGAACCGCGGAGAGCTGTACAATGCACTTGGCTTCAACCGATATTATGATAAGGCTTACTTCGGTGAAGAGGATCTTGTCTTCTATGGTTCATCGGATGAAGTCCTGTACAACAAAACATCTGCAGAGCTGGCCCGGATGGACCAAAGTGAACAGCCCTTCTATTCACATGTGATCTCGATGTCATCGCATAATCCATTCACCATTCCAGAGAGCAAATACAAGATGACCTTGCCGGAACGTTATGAAGGTACACTCGTTGGAAACTATATCCGGGCCGAGAACTATGCGGATTATGCACTGGGTCAATTTATGGACGAACTCAAAAGCAGCGGGGTATGGGATAACAGTGTGGTTGTGCTTTATGGCGATCACCGGGGACTTCCTATTTTCTCGCTCAAGGATGATGATAAAGTCTTAATGGAGGAAATTCTGGGGCATGAATATAATGAACGCGATCTGATTAATATCCCGCTCATCATTTCAGCTACCGGCATTACGTCTCCAAGTGTGAAGGAGCAGCTAGGCGGACAGGTTGACATTCTCCCTACTGTAGCGAATTTACTCGGTGTACCGCTGGACTATCATATTCATTTTGGACAGGATCTGTTGAATCAGACCCATTATAATCTGCTGCCGCAGCGCTATTATCTGCCTACAGGTTCCTTCGTTAATAACGAAGAGCTCTTCTTATCCGGCAGCGGGTTCGAGGACGGCCAGCATTATACATTATCCGGTGACGGGACGGAGCTCCTGCAATCGACAGAGGATGAATTCACCCGGGCACTTGAGCTTCTGAGGATGTCGGACAGTTATGTTACACAACTGCCGGACCGTGAAGTTAAGGATGAGAGCAGCTCTGATTAAAAGCTAACAAAAATAGAGCCTGGTCCTGGAGAAGCTTCTCCAGAACCGGGCTCTTTATCAGTGATCACAGCTGCTTGTTCAGGAAATCCTTCACGGCCTGGCCTGCCGGAATCGGCAGCTGCATCCAGACATAAGCATGAAGGGAGTCAGGAATGCGCGTGATTTCGTAGCTGTCCAACAGCCCTGCGAAAGCGTCTAGACTGCGTCGGATGGACTCGTCACCCCACTCTTCTTCGCTGGGAAGGAATAGTACGGGACACTCTATTTTATGATAATACTGCTCAAACGACAGATCCCAGTACTTTACGATATATTCGGTCCGGACACGATTTAAATAACAATAGGTATATTTACCGTCTGGCAGCTGCTGCAGGCTGTTCTCATAGAAGGCGGAGAAATATGGATTCCATAGCCCCTCCTTTGTCAGCTCCGCCCGTTGTTCGGAAACATACTCCTCTATGCTGTTGAACATCCGTTCCTCCCGCTCACCCAATTCTGCACGAAGCTGTTCTTTTCTCTGCGTTATTTCTTCCGCGGTACCATTGAATATTCCATATTCGCCGAATTCATTATTAAGTGCACCTTCGCAGACCAGAGACAATACCCTCTCCGGATGCGCCGCCGCCAGACTGAGACCAACCTCAGCTCCCATCGAGCTGCCGACGATATGGCACTTATCTACCTGCAGATGCTGCAGCAGCCTGTACATATCCTCCGCCATCTCATCGATATGATAGCCGGTTTCCGGTTTGTCCGACTTACCATGTCCCCGGAGATCGGGAGCAATGATGCTGTAGTCCTGCTGGAACTGCGGGAGAATGCCCTCCCACATGTTCAAATTTCCGCCGCTGAAATGTAGAAATAGAATAATAGGCTTACCATTTAAAGAATACCTGACGTTTATCGCTAGCTGTCCTAATGAAATACGTTCCTCGATCAAAATTCAAACCTCCAAGCTATGTATGAAATTACTGATAGCGGCTGAAATCTTCTTATGTATGTATTGTTTTGGCTATCAACACTTAGAGATAACTCTAACTACCAGCAGTTATATCTCCCGTAGCAAATCGTAATTATTGGTGTCATAGAGAGCAACCTTCAAATCAATAATGTTCAGATTTTTCTTCAATTCATCCATCTGCCGCAGTACTTCCTTACGGTGCTCGATCATAATGCTGCGCCGTGTTTCCTTGGTCGAATCGCCTTCCATAATCAATTCGATGTATTTCTTGATATCTTTAATAGGCATTCCGGTGTTTTTCAGGCAGCAAATCACTTTGACTAGTGATAAATCGCCATCAGAAAATATGCGGTTTCCCGCCCCGTTTCGTCCCACAAAGGGCAATAACCCCTCCTTATCGTAAAAGCGGAGCGTATGCGCAGTCACCTCGCAAATCGCAGCTACTTCATTGATACTGTACATCCTCTTTCACCTCGAAATAGGTATTTTAAAGACTGCTTGACTTCGATAAGCCTCTAAGTATTAACATTAAGTATATCGAACGGCTGGTCAACTTACAATTCAGACGCCGGATGTTAAGCATTATGGTATGGGCCATAGATACAGACAAAGGAGAGAAAGAGAAGATGGAAAAATTCCCTAAATGGACAGCTTCAAATATCCCCTCACAGCGGGGCCGCTCAGCCATCGTCACCGGCACAGGAGGCATCGGCTACGAAACGGCGCTGGAGCTGGCAAAAAACGGGGCAGAAGTCATACTCGCTGGCCGCAATGCCGCAAAAGGAGCGGAGTCGGTGAAAAAAATCCGCAGCAGTGTTACCTCAGCCAATATCCGTTTTGAAGAGCTGGATCTTGCCAGCCTAGAGTCGGTACAGGCGTTCGGCGCAAGGATGAATAAGGGGCGGCACAGTCTTGATCTGTTAATCAATAATGCAGGGGTGATGACACCGCCTACCCGCAAAATCACGAAAGATGGCTTTGAGCTTCAATTCGGTACGAATTACCTTGGACATTTCGCGTTGACTGCACATCTGATGCCTTTACTGCGCAAAGGAAATAAACCGCGTGTAATAAGCCTGGGCAGTGTTGCCCACCGGAGCGGCTCAATCCATTTTGACGACCTGCAATTTGAACGCCGTTATCATGCCATGGAAGCTTATGCGCAATCAAAAATTGCCATGATCATGTTCGCACTGGAGCTGCAGCGGCGCAGTGACGCATCGGGCTGGGGCCTATTGAGCCTTCCGGTTCATCCGGGTGTTTCACGCACGGACCTGCTTCTTAATGGGGCCGGGCCGAACAGCACAGCGGGGATTCTACGCAGGTTCCTGGGGCCGATCTTGTTCCAGCCGGCTGCGCAAGGCGCGCTTCCAACTCTGTTCGCCGCGACATCGCCGGACGCGAAGTCCGGAACTTATTATGGTCCCGGCAGACTCTCAGAAACAAGGGGCTTGCCAAAGCCCGGCAAGATCGCTCCGCAGGGGCTGGATGCCGCTGTGGCAGCCAGATTGTGGGAAGTATCCAAACAATTGACGGATGTGGATTTCGACGCAATCGCGAATTCATAAAGGTTCCATAGGCACCAATCCCGCCTGCTGATCATACACAGATAGAAAGAAGGGCGGGATGCGGGATGGGTAACATGCGGAATGAACAGGAATGGGCCATCTTTCTGGCTGCCGTCTGCGGACAGACCTATGCACAATTTGAACATGCGGATGGTTCGTTCGTGGTTCCGGCGGACTTCTCGGTCGTGCATAATTTCCGGGCGAGATCCATGGGCGGGATCTCCGAGCCCTTTGGCTTCATTCTGGAATCACCGCAGGAGATTATTATTGCCTGGCGCGGAAGCAGTTCGACCACCAATTGGCTCTCGAACATGAATGCTGCGCAAAAGAAGTTCAAATATATCAGCGAGGACTGCCTGACGCACAGAGGCTTCACAGATATTTATTCGTCGGCACGGGAGGAAATCCTCTCCGTACTCGGCACCTTGTCACCAGAGAAAACGGTATACGTTACAGGCCACAGCCTTGGCGGGGCTCTAGCAACCTTATGTGCTATAGATATTGCTGCTAATTCAGCCCACAGTTCTCCCCGCCTGTATACGTATGGCTCCCCGCGTGCGGGTGACCCTGCATTTGCCAAAGCTTTCAGCAGCTATGTCCGCAGCAGTTTCCGTTATGCCAATCTTTTTGATGTCGCCACCTACGTTCCACCTACCATCTACAAGCTGCCCCGGCATGAGAAAAAATACTATTACACCCATGTGCAGACGCTGTACTCATTATCTTTCCAGAATGGCACGGTTGAGCTCAATCATGTGCTAAGAAGCTACTTCGCTGTACTGTCGAAGCAACGACCGGAATTCACAGCAATGTTATGCTCCACGAATCCCGGCTTCTGTCCGGTGCTTGAATTGATTACCTGATTACCGGGGAGAGCCCCTGCATTTCGCTAATTAATTCGCCAATATTTGGTTCAGGCTCTTCTCCAGCACTTTCAATCCTGCTTCCGGCTCAATCCGGTGGCGGATAATATTCTGCAGTTCCTCTGACATAGCAGTGAACAGAGCCGCATATTTATCGGTTTGCGGGGCGAACTTCACCTGATCCCTGGACTGGATAAACTGGGCGCGGTAAGGCAGCTCCCGGTAAGCCCGGCTCTCTGCGATGTCAAGATTCGCCGGGACATGCCCCGCCTCCCCCCAGATATGCCCGCCCACCTCTGAGAAATACTTCATGAAGTCCATCGCGCCTGCCTGCTCCTCTTCGCTGACGTAAGCCGGAACAACCAGCGTATGTGAGCTTCCCCAATGGGCGGCGCTGCCGAAGATCGGCGGGAGAGACATAATACCAATATCAAGGTCATCATTGCCCAGATGATGGCCCGCTTCCCATACTCCGCCGAACCACAGTCCGGCCTGGCCGTTATAGAAGGAGTCCCAAGGTGTATTATCGTTCAGATCACTTAATCCCTCTTCGAACAGCTGCTGGTAGAAGCTGAGGACCTTCACCGACTTCTCATTATCGACCGCTGCATGTTTCATATCGGGACTAAACAGCTCTCCGCCTGCCTCATAATACAGATCCAGGAACGATTCCTGGAAATAAGGAGTGTTGACCGCCATCGGCTGTACTCCCGGAACCCGCGCAGCGATCTGTCGCAGCATACGGATGAACCCTGAGGGAGTATTCTCTTCGAGCTTCGGTGTTCCAGATGGCGTAAGCAATCCGGCCTTGGCCAATATATGCTTGTTGTAATAGAGCATGTGAAAATGCGTATCGAGCGGGACCGCATAATATTGTCCGCTGTAGCTGACGCTCTGCAGGTTCTGTTCACCGATTTCACTCCACTGGAATCCGTCCTGCTCAGCCAGAGCATTCAACGGTACAATTTGCCCCGCCTTGATGAACGGCGACAACCGGTCCGCATGGACGACGGCTACATCAGGCCCTTTGCCGAAGGACAGAGCAGTGCTCAGCCTGGCATAATATTCGTTTGATTCAAGTCTGAGCTGCTTCACAAACACATCACTCTGGGAAGCATTATAATCTTTGATAATCCTCTCAACGAATTCACCTTCGCCGCCTCCGAACGGATTCCAGAACGACACCTCGACAGGCGCTGTGCTCTCCAGGGTACTCTGATTCCCGGAAGAGAGCTCTGCACAGCCCGGCAGCAGGAACAGATACAGCAGCAGAACGGGCAGCATACGGCCCATGGTTTTCATCTCACTCCCCCTTTCCGGAACAGGCTCACTTCAGTCATAATTTGTAAGCGTTTGCACTAAATTCCACCATCCCAGCCCTCATTGGCCGCTCTTACGGACCAGCACGCGATATTCCGACGGAGAGACACCGGTGATCTTCTTGAACACTTTGGAGAAATATTTCGGGTCCTGAATCCCGACCAAGGTACCGACATCTCCAGCCTTCAGTTCTCCGGTAAGCAGAATCTTGGCCTTTTCAATCCTGATCCGGGTCAGATACTCCAGGAAGCTCTCGCCTACTTCCTTCCTGAACAGGTTGGCGAAATAATTCTTGCTTAGGTGTACAAGCCGGCTGATCGACTGCAGCGTAATTTCCTGATCATAGTACTGCTGAATATACTGGGTTGCCTTGATAATGCTGTTCCGGTCGCTGTTATACATCTCTATCATATGCTCTACCAGCGTTTCGAAGGCCTGCATGAACCATAGCCGGCTCTGTTCAAGCGTTTCCAGCATCGACAGCTCGTCGAAGTACTGCTTC
This window contains:
- a CDS encoding lipase family protein, which codes for MGNMRNEQEWAIFLAAVCGQTYAQFEHADGSFVVPADFSVVHNFRARSMGGISEPFGFILESPQEIIIAWRGSSSTTNWLSNMNAAQKKFKYISEDCLTHRGFTDIYSSAREEILSVLGTLSPEKTVYVTGHSLGGALATLCAIDIAANSAHSSPRLYTYGSPRAGDPAFAKAFSSYVRSSFRYANLFDVATYVPPTIYKLPRHEKKYYYTHVQTLYSLSFQNGTVELNHVLRSYFAVLSKQRPEFTAMLCSTNPGFCPVLELIT
- a CDS encoding SDR family oxidoreductase, coding for MEKFPKWTASNIPSQRGRSAIVTGTGGIGYETALELAKNGAEVILAGRNAAKGAESVKKIRSSVTSANIRFEELDLASLESVQAFGARMNKGRHSLDLLINNAGVMTPPTRKITKDGFELQFGTNYLGHFALTAHLMPLLRKGNKPRVISLGSVAHRSGSIHFDDLQFERRYHAMEAYAQSKIAMIMFALELQRRSDASGWGLLSLPVHPGVSRTDLLLNGAGPNSTAGILRRFLGPILFQPAAQGALPTLFAATSPDAKSGTYYGPGRLSETRGLPKPGKIAPQGLDAAVAARLWEVSKQLTDVDFDAIANS
- a CDS encoding alpha/beta fold hydrolase; the encoded protein is MIEERISLGQLAINVRYSLNGKPIILFLHFSGGNLNMWEGILPQFQQDYSIIAPDLRGHGKSDKPETGYHIDEMAEDMYRLLQHLQVDKCHIVGSSMGAEVGLSLAAAHPERVLSLVCEGALNNEFGEYGIFNGTAEEITQRKEQLRAELGEREERMFNSIEEYVSEQRAELTKEGLWNPYFSAFYENSLQQLPDGKYTYCYLNRVRTEYIVKYWDLSFEQYYHKIECPVLFLPSEEEWGDESIRRSLDAFAGLLDSYEITRIPDSLHAYVWMQLPIPAGQAVKDFLNKQL
- a CDS encoding TetR/AcrR family transcriptional regulator → MNSNSKRSLILAAASNVVKHQGIEKLTLEAVAAEAGVSKGGLLHHFPNKDALIQSMVSGITNDFIADVQNRAARDTRDQGKWSRAYLKSTVEADKEEQGMNVALNAALFNNGDLLEELREQYSVWQQNMENDGLDPVISSIVRLAVDGLWLSEVFGIGEISGEMRDKVVSKLLEMIN
- a CDS encoding MerR family transcriptional regulator, translated to MYSINEVAAICEVTAHTLRFYDKEGLLPFVGRNGAGNRIFSDGDLSLVKVICCLKNTGMPIKDIKKYIELIMEGDSTKETRRSIMIEHRKEVLRQMDELKKNLNIIDLKVALYDTNNYDLLREI
- a CDS encoding SGNH/GDSL hydrolase family protein; amino-acid sequence: MSGDAHLQVQRLAEIEHLKIHGRTTGDLDPVTLFWTGSAIELNVQASGLWIEVESGYDQYESWISILINSVPVSRQMLNAGRHWICVFRGMNPDTVKNIRIVKEVQAMSGDPGCYLQFHAVRTDGEFLPVEAKPYRLEFIGDSITSGEGVIGAREELDWIPAWFSGVHNYTAMTADAVQAEYRVISQSGWGVLTSWDNNPKGNLPDIYEQVCGLLTGAHNEALGAHKVNDFGSWQPDVVVVNLGTNDDGAFHSPEWEDEGTGQRYKQRLKEDGSYHEDDLSAFEAAVVNFLGKLRRYNNTAHILWVYGMLGIPLMPAIYRAVDAYRKATGDKKVSVFQLPDMTDETAGARTHPGLLAHQQTAQELSGYIKGLLSGL
- a CDS encoding LTA synthase family protein, which encodes MPFKESRSLSKRSILFFSLIMLVKSYFAWYYLFEDGPTWTTWLKEIPFVLLLFCLIEWFATKRKIAIYMLVNLLITVLFFSLIVYHNHFGIIATSQVFGQVKQVGAVKKSIFAVVHPQYMLIFVDIIIISLVMLRRKKALAWKHSMSRPSNRKAVAALFCVSLVMCLMNIFPNKASMNENVKAEQMGILNYEAYALLGEPEEEQIDQAEISQAGIDKTKGIQSLANPVLYGAAKGKNLIILQMESFQNFLINLSIDGTEITPNLNKLASESYYFPRFFQQVGQGNTSDAEFIVNTSFYVPPDGPATEMYAPKDLPSLPKLLQAQGYDTATFHTNEVDFWNRGELYNALGFNRYYDKAYFGEEDLVFYGSSDEVLYNKTSAELARMDQSEQPFYSHVISMSSHNPFTIPESKYKMTLPERYEGTLVGNYIRAENYADYALGQFMDELKSSGVWDNSVVVLYGDHRGLPIFSLKDDDKVLMEEILGHEYNERDLINIPLIISATGITSPSVKEQLGGQVDILPTVANLLGVPLDYHIHFGQDLLNQTHYNLLPQRYYLPTGSFVNNEELFLSGSGFEDGQHYTLSGDGTELLQSTEDEFTRALELLRMSDSYVTQLPDREVKDESSSD
- a CDS encoding ABC transporter substrate-binding protein, which gives rise to MKTMGRMLPVLLLYLFLLPGCAELSSGNQSTLESTAPVEVSFWNPFGGGEGEFVERIIKDYNASQSDVFVKQLRLESNEYYARLSTALSFGKGPDVAVVHADRLSPFIKAGQIVPLNALAEQDGFQWSEIGEQNLQSVSYSGQYYAVPLDTHFHMLYYNKHILAKAGLLTPSGTPKLEENTPSGFIRMLRQIAARVPGVQPMAVNTPYFQESFLDLYYEAGGELFSPDMKHAAVDNEKSVKVLSFYQQLFEEGLSDLNDNTPWDSFYNGQAGLWFGGVWEAGHHLGNDDLDIGIMSLPPIFGSAAHWGSSHTLVVPAYVSEEEQAGAMDFMKYFSEVGGHIWGEAGHVPANLDIAESRAYRELPYRAQFIQSRDQVKFAPQTDKYAALFTAMSEELQNIIRHRIEPEAGLKVLEKSLNQILAN